The following is a genomic window from Novipirellula aureliae.
GCGAAGTGCACACACTAAAAATCAACACAAAGTTGCGCGCAAAAAGGGGAGGAGTCAACTCCAAGTTCAAGCATGGTCCGGGCTTCAGCGGCTTAACGCGAGCTCGAAGTATCGGCTCGCTTGCCGCAAGGACGCTTGACAAGCAAGCGTAAAGCGACGCCATGGTTATCCGCATGTCACGAGTTGGCGACCCGCATTAGGTAGCCAAATGATGCCGAGATGGTAGCGTAAGATGCGACACACGACAGCAGAATCATGGCAACCGATGATTTCCATTTCCCTCTCTTTGCCCTGAATCCGAGCCAGCATGAAAGGGTGGCGCAAACTAACAGGACCAAGCCGATAATTGAGTATGCAGCAACCACAATGCGGAATGCACGTTCGCCTTCAAACGCCCACGGCATCTGGATCGAAGCCCAGGCATGCACACAAAAGAGCGTTAAATACGCCAGTGAGGCAAGCCAGCAGAAACCCGCAGGTAGGTAAAGGGCTCCGGAGAATCTGCCGCTACCGGAATGGCGTGTAGTGCTTGGGGCGTAAGGATTCACCCGTTGAGCGTTCGGTTGTGTACGGCGGTGAGTGATGCGAGAAATGTTTTCAGTCGGATAACGATACGGATCACGTGGTCGCCGCGAACGACTCACCACTTCAAAAAACTTAACTCGGCGACTCACGTGCATCCGCTGGTTCGCCGGATTCTTACAGGTCCAAATCATCCAGCAATTTTAGCATTGCGTCGGTGTGTCGATTGACTGCAATCTCGGGTACGACGCCGTCCATCAACACCGGAATACGAAGGTCACGCGGAATCAAGTATGGATTTGATCCGGAGCTCAGCCGCCCGCGACCATCTGGTGGATCAGGGACAAATTTGCTGCGGAACGTTGTAATGTAGAACCAGCCGGTATTGCCCTTGCGTTTAAGAGTGACGCGATGCAACACCCATTGTACCGGTTCAGAATTGGCTGGCAAAGTTTTGAGTTTTGCAGTCGCAGCGCGTACGGCAGCAACCATTGAAAGTGGCGGCTCACGAGTTTGGTCATGCCATTGCGGCGCGTCGACAATCGCATCATCGCTAACGTCGGCGATGTAGACGCCGCGAGCTAGATCAGACCGCACTTCATCGGCAAGCAAATGCGGCGATAAAAGTAGCAGGAGTACAAGCGTTGGGAATGTCTTGCGATTCATGATTTCAGTCGGCGAACGATTGCGATGACCGCGGTCGCCGCGAGCGATCATCCATTGATAAAACGGCCGGTCGGCGACTCCGGTCCATCGCTTGGTTCTGCACTTTCTACTCTTTTGATCACGACTCGCCAATGACACGATCCCGATACGCATGCCACCCTTCAAGTCCTGCCGTCGGATCGTCTGCAGCCTCGAGCAGGTCACCGGTGCTGCAGTCGAGCGCATTCCATCCCTCTTCGAGACATAAGTTGATAATCGGGGCAACGATTTCGTTTGACGCACGGACGTGAAGCATCATGCTGGTTGCCGGATCATCTTTGCCTAGATTGAATTCAATCGACCCAAATGGAGAATCGAATATTCCCCACGCAGCATCACTCCAGTTGGTGCCCGGAAAGTGTTTGGTGACTGCACTATGGACGTGCTGTTGTGAGCCAAGCGGGAGCGGAGCTTCATCATCGGGAATATCCTCAACCGCTGCGTACGGCTGAGAGAACTTCAAGATGGAAACATCCCAGCTCATGGCTGATTCCTGTAGTGCAGAACGCCGACGATAACCGCGTCGGCCAGACTAACGCTGACCACAGAGTAAACGCTCGTGGCCGACTGCGGTTCATCGGATGGTTCCGCATCCGTCCGTTCGGAAGCGGCGATCAATAGCGTAGAGCCATCGAGGTTCCGACCAACATTGTATCGGTATACAGGCGACCAAGCAATATTGCCATACGATCAGTCGGGTGTGCCTTCAGCGTTTGACCAACGGAACCAAGCGGAACATCACCGGCGTGAGAACCAGACAAAGCGACAACGTCACCACGAGATGGATCCAAAGTGGATATTGGAGCACCGCATGAGTAACGAACACGAAGCTTAAGATAGGCAACGCGACCAAGAACGTTCGGCCGTAGGGAACGCCGATGAGCTTTCCGCAGTTCTTGCACTTCGCAGGTAGGGCGGGGCCCAAAAACGCCCTTCGAATACTTGAAATCCCCGGCTTCCCACAGTGTGGGCAAGCGTTCCTCCCAGACTCGTGACGATCATGGCCCAGCTTCGCAGATGGCGGTTCGTACGGATTCATATATTGCGGAACGGTACGGTTCAGCGGGGCCGCGCGAACGACTTACCGCTTCGAAAACGTTAATTCGCGGCCTTATGGTCACCCGCATTCATTCTAATGGTTTGACCACGCCGGAGCCAGTCGCGCAGCTCAAGGCAATGGGAAAGCCAAGCAAAACAGATGCGGACGCAAAATTTTTTGCTTTGATTAACCTGAAACCACTCGTCAATGTGAATGACGAGTGAATACCGCTTGGCTGATCGTGGACGAATACTCGCGGCCTGCCGTTCCGCTAATCAATTATGCGGAGACGACTAAACGGAGACCTTCGCCACGATCAGTTGCGGGAGATGCCTAACGACTACTCAGATGACGCCTTCAACCAAAAGACCATCCATAAGGACGCCGCCGTGCAACTCTCAGCATCAAGCGAAATTCGTTTCCACACACCTGTTGCAACCAAATCAATTTAGCTCATGAATCAAAAAAACAGCATCATCATCGGCATCGACTGGGCCGATGCTAAACACGACTTCCATCTCATTGAGCCCAGTGGAGAAATCCAGGCCGATGACTTCGAGCAGTCTCCAAATGCAATTGCAGAGCAACTCCAACTATGGCGAAAGGATTTTCCTGGAGCCACGTTCTTGATCGCCATTGAGGCCTCCAAGGGTGCTTTGATCAACGCACTGATTGACCACGAGGACATCGTTATTTATCCCGTCAATCCAGCTGCCTTGTCATTCCATCGAAAGTCGTACGCCCACGGAGGAGGCAAGAACGATCCGCTCGATGCTAAACGGCTCGCTGGCTTTCTCAAGCAACGTCTTCCCGAACTCAGGCCGCTCAGGCGAGACCAGCCGATCACCCGCGAACTGGGAACGCTCAGCGAAGATCGCCGGCGTACGGTCGATGCGCGAGCCGACTTGGCAAACGAACTGACAGCACTACTCAAACAGTATTTTCCGGCTGTTTTAAGCTTCAAAGCGGCTAAACCCTATGCAACGTTCTTACTGTCTTTCTTGATCGAGTACCCCACGCTACAAGCTGCACAGGCCGCTGGCGAGACGAAGCTTCGCAGCTACTTCCACGGGCTTGGGATGAAACGTAAGGCGGCCGAGTTCGCCAAAATGATTGTTGACGCGATGCCACTGACCGTCGATGAAGTCACGCTTCGTAGTAGCCAACGAAGAGCGGTCATGCTCGCCGAGCAGCTCAAAATTCTTAACAAGCACATTCGAAAGTATGAAGCGTCAATCAAAGAACTGCTTCCAAAGCATCCGGCCTATGCGATCGCCAAGTCGCTACCTGGACCAGCCGACAACACTCAAGCTCGACTGATCGCGGCGATGGGCGATGACCACAATCGATATAGTTCCGCCCAGAGTCTACAGTGTGCCAGTGGAATCGCTCCGCTCACCGAGCAAAGCGGTAAACGGAAATTCGCCGTGGCACGCTGGGCATACACGAAGTTCCTTAGGCAAACATTTCACGAGATGGCAGGACTCTCGATTAACAAAAGCAAATGGGCGAAGGCGTATTACAATCAACAAATTGCGAAAGGCAAATCGGCCAATACGGCCAAACGAGCTCTTGCCTACAAGTGGCAACGGATCATTTATCGCTGCTGGCAATCGGGACAGCCTTACGACGAAGAGCGATACATCGCCCGCCTGAAAGCGACCAATGCGCCACTCTACCAACTCTTGTGAGACACCATCAAACGCTGTTGAAAACCTGTTAGAAACCACCACTTTATCGGTGCATAAAATGTCAAAAAAAATCCATCACGCGCTAGAACCGCCCTAGACAACGTGCCTCAGATGTCTCCGTTGCAACCCATGGTTCCCCGCTCTTCTGGGCATGCTCCATCGCGTCACTGCGAGACCTAGGCAAAATTATACAAGAATATTGCCGTCGTCAAATGTAGAAATCGGCTCAAGCCCAGCGCTGTCGCCAGCTAGGTGATTCCATCCGCCAAGGCTCACCTGCCTTGTACAGCTCGTCGCAAAACCGAATGTCATTTTTTTCATCGTCAGTAGTGGCTAATGGAAGCGCCTTTTGTAGAATCGCGATGGCAGAAGGGAAGTCGCCTCGTTCAGCGTACGCGGCAGCAAGATAGATGAGATGTTCCGCGTTTTTGTAGTCCGTGATTTCACACGCTTCAGTCATGAGCTGCACCGCTCGAGTCCCGTCGCGGCAGCGACGCTGCGGGCAGACCGCGAGATAGGCGGCGAGAACGCGACGCCGGTCCGCCGAGTGAGGTTCAAGCTCAAGTGCTTGCTCGAGGTCGGCGAGAGCTTTGCCCCATCTTCCCTTGCGACGCCATGCGCTTCCGCGACTGTTGTAGGAGGTTGCGCTTTTGGGATCGAGCCGGATCGCCTGAGTGAAATCAGCGATCGCTTTGCGAAGCTTGCCGCGATATACCCAGGCGTTGCCACGGTTGTGATAGGCGTCCGCTGACTCGGGGTCGTTACGAATCGCGAGATTGTAGTCGGCGATTGCTTTGCAATAGTCACCAATGTTTTGCCAAGCGAGGCCGCGCATCCCATAGGCGTCAGCGTGCTGAGGGTCGAGACGAATCGCTTCGGTAAAGTCTTGGATCGCGCTGTCGTGCGCTCCCTTAAAGTTAAGGCTGCGACCGCGGTTGTAGTACAACTTGGGCAGACCTTCCTCCGAGGGTCCGCAGAGGATCGCTTGGGTGAAATCCGTGATGGCGAGGTCCTGTTCACCCTTGTCGCTGAATGCCAGCCCGCGGGCGTTGAGGATCCTTGGGACTTCGACGCGGTCGGCGTTCACACCTAGTGCGTCGTCGAAGTCGGCGATCGCATTGCCGTAGCCTCTCTTCTCATGCCAAGCCCGACCACGTTTGAGCAAGGCCATGACATCGTCAGGAGCAGCCTCGAGTGTCTCAGTGCATTCCGCGATGATGCGATCATGTTCTTGTTCGCCATTAGTCATCAGGTAGCACTCCGAGGCTATCGAGCATTTCACGCGCGGCGCCGTGGGCAGATTGGTTGGATTGCACGCTAGTGCCTCGAGAAGACGATCGTCGGGGAACGTTTGGGTTAACGTGGTCGGCCCAAAAAACCGTTTAGATTGCCGAAAGTCGTCGTGGCCGACTCCCGTTCAACCCATGGTTATTGGCCGATCATTGGGTAACCGCAGCGTGCCAAATCGCTCCTGAAGTGCGTACGACGGATTCGAGCACGGTCATTGCGGTCTTCGACCCCGTCGGTGACATGATTG
Proteins encoded in this region:
- a CDS encoding tetratricopeptide repeat protein; its protein translation is MTNGEQEHDRIIAECTETLEAAPDDVMALLKRGRAWHEKRGYGNAIADFDDALGVNADRVEVPRILNARGLAFSDKGEQDLAITDFTQAILCGPSEEGLPKLYYNRGRSLNFKGAHDSAIQDFTEAIRLDPQHADAYGMRGLAWQNIGDYCKAIADYNLAIRNDPESADAYHNRGNAWVYRGKLRKAIADFTQAIRLDPKSATSYNSRGSAWRRKGRWGKALADLEQALELEPHSADRRRVLAAYLAVCPQRRCRDGTRAVQLMTEACEITDYKNAEHLIYLAAAYAERGDFPSAIAILQKALPLATTDDEKNDIRFCDELYKAGEPWRMESPSWRQRWA
- a CDS encoding IS110 family transposase; amino-acid sequence: MNQKNSIIIGIDWADAKHDFHLIEPSGEIQADDFEQSPNAIAEQLQLWRKDFPGATFLIAIEASKGALINALIDHEDIVIYPVNPAALSFHRKSYAHGGGKNDPLDAKRLAGFLKQRLPELRPLRRDQPITRELGTLSEDRRRTVDARADLANELTALLKQYFPAVLSFKAAKPYATFLLSFLIEYPTLQAAQAAGETKLRSYFHGLGMKRKAAEFAKMIVDAMPLTVDEVTLRSSQRRAVMLAEQLKILNKHIRKYEASIKELLPKHPAYAIAKSLPGPADNTQARLIAAMGDDHNRYSSAQSLQCASGIAPLTEQSGKRKFAVARWAYTKFLRQTFHEMAGLSINKSKWAKAYYNQQIAKGKSANTAKRALAYKWQRIIYRCWQSGQPYDEERYIARLKATNAPLYQLL